One Maridesulfovibrio bastinii DSM 16055 genomic region harbors:
- a CDS encoding transcriptional regulator, with the protein MIKFLVIAVALFIAWKLFSGDKQKKQEQAAKNQQKMASTGEMIKDPVCGTYVKKDSGIRVKNGDKVFCFCSYECRDKYLKSIGAEIPGEKIESEEKEKEKEEA; encoded by the coding sequence ATGATTAAATTTCTGGTTATAGCTGTTGCTCTTTTTATAGCCTGGAAACTTTTTTCAGGTGATAAGCAGAAAAAACAGGAACAGGCTGCTAAAAATCAGCAAAAAATGGCCAGTACCGGAGAAATGATAAAAGACCCGGTATGTGGCACTTATGTAAAAAAAGACAGTGGGATTAGAGTAAAAAATGGGGATAAGGTTTTTTGCTTTTGTTCTTACGAATGTCGTGACAAATATCTTAAAAGCATAGGTGCTGAAATTCCCGGTGAAAAAATTGAATCCGAGGAAAAAGAAAAAGAAAAAGAAGAAGCCTGA
- the folK gene encoding 2-amino-4-hydroxy-6-hydroxymethyldihydropteridine diphosphokinase: MTDFPTLKVYIGLGSNIGDTEDNLNEAVARLEKYEGIEPAGWSEIYLTEPQGLKDQQWFTNQVVRLDVDPELWSPQGILSTLLAVEGQMGRKRGLENGPRVIDIDLLTFGDEVINAGDFLQVPHPRMKDRAFVLYPLKDLDPDFVFPDGDSLSACLEKIDFKLEENKIYQD; this comes from the coding sequence ATCACGGATTTCCCAACTCTAAAAGTTTACATCGGTCTCGGCTCCAATATTGGAGATACTGAGGATAACCTCAATGAGGCTGTTGCAAGACTTGAAAAATATGAAGGAATTGAACCGGCAGGTTGGTCAGAAATTTATTTGACCGAACCGCAGGGACTTAAAGATCAGCAATGGTTTACCAATCAGGTTGTAAGACTTGATGTTGATCCTGAACTCTGGTCCCCGCAGGGAATTCTTTCAACCCTGTTGGCAGTTGAAGGGCAGATGGGCCGCAAAAGAGGTCTTGAAAATGGACCGCGGGTAATTGATATCGATTTGCTGACTTTCGGTGATGAAGTTATTAATGCTGGCGACTTTTTGCAGGTTCCGCACCCTCGCATGAAAGACAGGGCGTTTGTTCTATATCCTCTCAAGGATCTGGACCCTGATTTTGTTTTCCCGGATGGAGATTCTCTTTCCGCATGTCTTGAAAAAATTGATTTCAAGCTTGAAGAAAATAAAATTTATCAGGATTAA
- a CDS encoding LL-diaminopimelate aminotransferase encodes MPEFKLADRLATLPPYLFAEIDRVKQEVAAQGVDIISLGIGDPDLPTPQFIIDALYESAKKPVNHRYPDYIGLLTFRQAVADWYKERFNVDLDPHKEIVSLIGSKEGIAHFPLAFVNPGDLVIVASPNYPVYPVASGFAGGEVLTIPLVEENDYLPDLDAIDDDTWKKAKIFYTNYPNNPTAATATPEFYQKLVDKAREFNVIIVQDAAYTEVYYDDNKKPLSILETPGAKEVAIEFHSLSKTYNMTGWRIGMAVGNETLVAGLGKIKENCDSGIFQAVQEAGIEALKHGEPYVKEFRQIYKERRDYVIDALRNINISCRVPEASIYVWANTPKGYTSAEFVSKLLRETGVVVTPGNGFGAPGEGYFRISLTVDTDRLKEAVSRISQL; translated from the coding sequence ATGCCAGAATTCAAGCTTGCCGACAGGCTTGCCACCCTTCCACCGTATCTTTTCGCAGAAATTGACCGTGTAAAGCAGGAAGTGGCAGCTCAGGGTGTCGACATTATCAGTCTCGGTATCGGTGATCCCGATCTCCCGACTCCCCAATTCATTATAGACGCTCTTTACGAATCAGCTAAAAAACCTGTAAACCACCGTTATCCTGACTATATAGGATTACTCACATTCAGACAGGCTGTAGCTGACTGGTACAAAGAAAGATTTAATGTTGATCTCGATCCACATAAGGAAATAGTCAGCCTCATCGGTTCAAAAGAAGGTATCGCACATTTCCCCCTCGCTTTTGTTAATCCGGGCGATCTCGTTATTGTTGCTTCTCCCAATTATCCTGTATATCCGGTTGCTTCCGGATTTGCCGGTGGTGAAGTTCTGACAATTCCCCTTGTTGAAGAAAATGATTACCTTCCTGATCTTGACGCTATTGATGATGATACATGGAAGAAAGCTAAAATTTTCTACACCAACTACCCAAATAACCCGACTGCAGCAACTGCTACTCCTGAATTCTACCAGAAGCTGGTTGATAAGGCCCGCGAATTCAATGTGATTATTGTTCAGGACGCAGCCTACACTGAAGTTTACTATGATGATAACAAAAAACCTCTTTCTATTCTGGAAACTCCGGGCGCAAAAGAGGTTGCTATAGAATTCCACTCACTTTCCAAAACATACAACATGACCGGATGGCGCATAGGTATGGCAGTTGGTAACGAAACACTCGTTGCCGGACTTGGAAAAATTAAAGAAAATTGTGACTCTGGAATTTTTCAGGCTGTTCAGGAAGCCGGTATTGAGGCATTAAAACACGGTGAACCTTATGTGAAGGAATTTCGCCAGATTTATAAAGAGCGCCGTGATTATGTTATTGACGCTCTGCGTAATATCAATATCTCTTGCCGGGTTCCGGAAGCATCAATTTATGTTTGGGCGAATACCCCCAAGGGTTACACTTCTGCAGAATTTGTTTCCAAACTTTTACGTGAAACCGGCGTTGTTGTTACTCCCGGTAACGGTTTTGGTGCTCCCGGTGAAGGATATTTCCGCATTTCACTTACGGTTGACACCGATAGGCTAAAGGAGGCTGTATCACGGATTTCCCAACTCTAA
- the xerD gene encoding site-specific tyrosine recombinase XerD, with protein sequence MTDTTNNNENTRHAFIERYLEYLLIERGLSENSLSGYMADLDTFSAFLKERSSSLEEVNSQTLMLYLTYLRSRGLKNRSIARHLSSIRGLFGFCASNDLLKDDPAALLENPKLPKKLPVFLSREEIAAILKRPVTTDKLGFRDRVMLELLYAAGMRVSELISLSIRDFDAQTGVLTVFGKGSKERFVPIHYIAQDFLNQYINNWRPAFNPKEDNIFLNRSGKGLTRQGVWKMIKRYAQEAGIKRSISPHTFRHSFATHLLEGGADLRTVQLLLGHADISATEIYTHIQAGRLIQMHRKFHPRSTM encoded by the coding sequence ATGACCGATACCACTAACAATAATGAAAACACGCGTCACGCTTTTATTGAGCGTTACCTTGAATATCTGCTGATTGAACGAGGGCTTTCGGAAAACAGTCTGAGTGGCTATATGGCCGATCTGGATACTTTTTCCGCTTTCCTCAAAGAACGCTCTTCCAGTCTGGAAGAGGTGAACAGTCAAACCCTCATGCTCTATCTCACATATTTGAGATCGCGCGGATTAAAAAACCGTTCCATAGCCCGTCATCTTTCATCAATCAGAGGCTTATTTGGTTTTTGCGCTTCGAATGATCTTTTGAAAGACGATCCCGCCGCCCTTCTTGAAAATCCGAAACTACCAAAGAAACTCCCGGTATTTTTAAGCCGGGAAGAAATTGCGGCAATACTCAAACGTCCGGTCACAACCGATAAATTAGGTTTCAGAGACAGGGTAATGCTTGAGCTTCTTTATGCCGCAGGTATGCGTGTTTCAGAACTTATAAGCCTGAGTATCAGGGATTTCGATGCTCAGACAGGTGTATTAACTGTTTTTGGAAAAGGTTCCAAAGAACGCTTTGTACCGATTCATTATATTGCCCAGGATTTCTTAAACCAGTACATTAACAATTGGCGTCCGGCATTCAATCCTAAAGAAGATAACATCTTTTTGAATAGATCCGGCAAAGGCCTGACCCGCCAAGGGGTCTGGAAGATGATCAAAAGGTATGCGCAGGAGGCGGGAATAAAGAGATCAATATCTCCTCATACGTTCAGGCACTCGTTCGCAACCCATCTTCTGGAAGGCGGTGCGGATTTAAGAACCGTACAACTTCTTTTGGGCCACG